Proteins encoded by one window of Salvia splendens isolate huo1 chromosome 5, SspV2, whole genome shotgun sequence:
- the LOC121804135 gene encoding uncharacterized protein LOC121804135 has translation MMKKLLVFGARLYGHGRGRRMMSTSTNLNPWLMLPPTFDRRRGGMVYNFYSLADEEVVLINKYGPGPEPPEIPDDNARVVGSSHGWLALMNNRNNELFLSNPITRRHIRLPPIQSLPDPVLNLDHVSGKARVSKLILSAAPPGSEECRAMVSYGQDDRLAFCCPGHSQEWVPIGKPYMDRENKTFNVVYPKSYEDFVYSSKSNVFSCLTKSWLHATGLEEWDLTDMDSPKLAWIQTHTDSPSGPIDDELLSKEHLALAYVEQTDELFLVSRFIHKRQHKTEFFSTYDIIKEDGWFRSRSSFSSHLALFLGTNHSFAISHLNPNSIYFTNHKRHHHHHHHQPDVGIYDCANEILSNCYYPWHQTNTHTNIVPTPVWFTPTLA, from the coding sequence ATGATGAAAAAGCTACTAGTATTTGGAGCCAGATTATATGGGCATGGGCGTGGGCGTAGGATGATGAGCACGAGCACTAATCTAAATCCATGGCTGATGCTGCCGCCCACATTCGACAGAAGGCGCGGTGGCATGGTGTACAACTTCTACAGCCTGGCCGACGAGGAGGTTGTGCTGATCAACAAGTACGGCCCGGGACCGGAGCCTCCCGAGATCCCGGACGACAACGCCCGGGTGGTGGGGTCATCCCACGGGTGGCTAGCATTGATGAATAACCGCAACAACGAGCTGTTCCTCTCCAACCCCATCACCCGCCGCCACATCAGGCTCCCCCCAATCCAGTCCCTTCCTGACCCCGTGCTCAACCTCGACCACGTCAGCGGCAAAGCCAGGGTGTCGAAGCTAATCCTGTCTGCAGCCCCCCCCGGCTCGGAGGAGTGCCGTGCCATGGTGTCGTACGGGCAGGACGACCGGCTGGCCTTCTGCTGCCCGGGGCACAGCCAGGAGTGGGTCCCCATAGGGAAGCCATACATGGATCGAGAGAACAAGACTTTCAACGTGGTCTATCCCAAGTCCTACGAAGACTTTGTGTATTCTAGCAAGAGCAATGTGTTTAGTTGCTTGACCAAATCGTGGCTCCACGCAACGGGGCTGGAGGAATGGGACCTGACGGACATGGATTCTCCCAAATTAGCTTGGATTCAGACACACACCGATAGTCCGTCTGGGCCGATTGATGATGAGCTCTTGAGTAAGGAGCACCTGGCGTTGGCGTATGTGGAGCAGACGGATGAGCTGTTCCTCGTGTCACGTTTTATCCACAAACGCCAACACAAAACTGAGTTTTTCAGTACATATGACATTATAAAGGAGGATGGATGGTTTCGGTCACGATCTTCATTTTCATCTCATCTCGCCTTGTTTCTTGGAACCAACCACTCCTTTGCCATCTCCCATTTAAACCCCAATTCTATATACTTCACCAACCATAAAcgccatcatcatcatcatcatcatcaaccagATGTCGGAATCTACGACTGCGCCAACGAAATTCTCTCCAATTGCTACTATCCCTGGCATCAAACCAATACCCATACTAATATTGTACCCACACCCGTTTGGTTTACTCCAACACTTGCTTGa
- the LOC121804137 gene encoding uncharacterized protein LOC121804137: MFRYIEENYSKIRDVERELANLSMEMKLTAGPKKAALERLRKKIEMSTERIRLAKMKEEQAKKAWEAAAKDVQDEEASKQKLCDDLNNLVQESSNSQLARLEELKRRMESLNPSRSSNTHTPSKYMESGVKLKSAAGSANELLVLTNIAKPSNEPSILSIQPVMAYFMWDPSGPTRL, encoded by the exons ATGTTCAG GTATATTGAAGAAAACTATTCTAAGATTCGTGATGTCGAGCGAGAACTTGCCAACCTCTCGATGGAAATGAAGCTTACAGCTGGTCCAAAGAAAGCTG CACTTGAACGCCTACGGAAGAAAATAGAAATGTCAACAGAGAGAATTCGATTGGCTAAGATGAAAGAAGAACAAGCTAAAAAG GCCTGGGAAGCAGCAGCAAAAGACGTACAGGATGAGGAAGCGAGCAAACAGAAGCTTTGTGACGATCTAAATAATTTG GTCCAGGAAAGTAGCAACAGCCAACTTGCTCGACTGGAGGAACTGAAGCGCCGAATGGAGTCTCTGAACCCGAGCAGATCTTCCAATACACATACGCCCTCA AAATATATGGAGTCGGGTGTCAAGTTGAAGTCAGCCGCCGGAAGCGCGAATGAGTTGCTGGTTCTGACAAACATTGCCAAACCATCCAATGAACCCTCCATTTTG TCCATACAACCAGTCATGGCGTATTTCATGTGGGATCCGTCGGGCCCGACACGCCTGTAG
- the LOC121804138 gene encoding uncharacterized protein LOC121804138, translating to MMKKLLVFGARLYGHGRGRRMMSTSTNLNPWLMLPPTFDRRRGGMVYNFYSLADEEVVLINKYGPGPEPPEIPDDNARVVGSSHGWLALMNNRNNELFLSNPITRRHIRLPPIQSLPDPVLNLDHVSGKARVSKLILSAAPPGSEECRAMVSYGQDDRLAFCCPGHSQEWLPIGKPYMDRENKTFNVVYPKSYDDFVYSSKSNVFSCLTKSMLHATGLEEWDLTDMDSPKLAWIQTHTDSPSGPIDDELLSEEHLAYVEQTDELFLVSRFIHKRLHKTAFFSTCDIIKEDGWFRTRSSFSSHLALFLGTNHSFAISHLNPNSIYFTDHKRHHHHHHQPDVGIYDCANEILSNCYYPWHQTNTHTNIVPTPVWFTPTLA from the coding sequence ATGATGAAAAAGCTACTAGTATTTGGAGCCAGATTATATGGGCATGGGCGTGGGCGTAGGATGATGAGCACGAGCACTAATCTAAATCCATGGCTGATGCTGCCGCCCACATTCGACAGAAGGCGCGGTGGCATGGTGTACAACTTCTACAGCCTGGCCGACGAGGAGGTTGTGCTGATCAACAAGTACGGCCCGGGACCGGAGCCTCCCGAGATCCCGGACGACAACGCCCGGGTGGTGGGGTCATCCCACGGGTGGCTAGCATTGATGAATAACCGCAACAACGAGCTGTTCCTCTCCAACCCCATCACCCGCCGCCACATCAGGCTCCCCCCAATCCAGTCCCTTCCTGACCCCGTGCTCAACCTCGACCACGTCAGCGGCAAAGCCAGGGTGTCGAAGCTAATCCTGTCTGCAGCCCCCCCCGGCTCGGAGGAGTGCCGTGCCATGGTGTCGTACGGGCAGGACGACCGGCTGGCCTTCTGCTGCCCGGGGCACAGCCAGGAGTGGCTCCCCATAGGGAAGCCATACATGGATCGAGAGAACAAGACTTTCAACGTGGTCTATCCCAAGTCCTACGATGACTTTGTGTATTCTAGCAAGAGCAATGTGTTCAGTTGCTTGACCAAATCGATGCTCCACGCAACGGGGCTGGAGGAATGGGACCTGACGGACATGGATTCTCCCAAATTAGCTTGGATTCAGACACACACCGATAGTCCGTCTGGGCCGATTGATGATGAGCTCTTGAGTGAGGAGCACCTGGCGTATGTGGAGCAGACGGATGAGCTGTTCCTCGTGTCACGTTTTATCCACAAACGCCTACACAAAACTGCGTTTTTCAGTACATGTGACATTATAAAGGAGGATGGATGGTTTCGGACACGATCTTCATTTTCATCTCATCTCGCCTTGTTTCTTGGAACCAACCACTCCTTTGCCATCTCCCATTTAAACCCCAATTCTATATACTTCACCGACCATAAAcgccatcatcatcatcatcatcaaccagATGTCGGAATCTACGACTGCGCCAACGAAATTCTCTCCAATTGCTACTATCCCTGGCATCAAACCAATACCCATACTAATATTGTACCCACACCCGTTTGGTTTACTCCAACACTTGCTTGa
- the LOC121804139 gene encoding cleavage and polyadenylation specificity factor subunit 1-like, which translates to MSPWTHMQKKRHHLESAHNPSLFSNNHYYHFLFKGCDGPIVAFTVLHNVNCNHGFICITSEGALKICQLPALSYDNYWLVQKVHAHQFSIFSSPQVNLYAISNMCLTCSCELLFFVFCMVAFTLSICYWEHWQIGLKGTPHQVTYFAEKNLYPVIVYVPVLKPLNQVLSSLVDQEVGNQFEHDNINMEGTYPMEEFEVRIMEPEKINGPWQTRATIPMQTSEDALTVRVVTLFNTTAQRNETHLAIGTAYVQGEDVAARGRILLYSVERISDNIQVKVTEVYSKELKGAISALASLQGHLLLVSGPKIILHKWTGSELNGVAFHDVSPLYVMSLNIVSASLFYMKHVYISLLLDPRTDIDA; encoded by the exons ATGTCCCCTTGGACACATATGCAAAAGAAGAGACACCATCTGGAGTCTGCTCACAACCCATCactgttttcaaataatcaCTATTACCATTTTCTGTTTAAGGGGTGTGATGGACCTATAGTAGCCTTCACCGTTCTTCACAATGTTAACTGCAACCATGGGTTTATATGTATAACTTCAGAG GGTGCTCTGAAAATATGCCAGCTTCCAGCTTTATCATATGACAATTATTGGCTTGTACAAAAGGTGCATGCCCATCAGTTCTCGATTTTCTCTTCTCCGCAAGTCAATTTGTATGCTATTAGTAATATGTGCCTAACTTGCTCATGTGAGTTGCTTTTCTTTGTCTTTTGTATGGTTGCTTTTACTCTCTCCATTTGCTATTGGGAGCACTGGCAGATTGGGCTGAAGGGGACTCCACATCAAGTTACCTATTTTGCAGAGAAGAACTTGTACCCTGTTATAGTTTATGTTCCA GTGCTCAAGCCACTTAATCAAGTGCTCTCATCTCTTGTTGATCAAGAAGTCGGAAATCAGTTTGAGCATGATAATATTAATATGGAGGGGACATATCCCATGGAAGAATTTGAGGTTCGGATTATGGAACCAGAGAAAATAAATGGCCCCTGGCAGACTAGGGCTACTATTCCTATGCAAACTTCTGAAGACGCTCTTACTGTGCGAGTGGTGACGTTATTT AACACCACTGCACAAAGAAATGAGACACATTTGGCAATTGGAACTGCTTATGTACAAGGAGAGGATGTTGCAGCAAGAGGACGCATTCTTTTATATTCTGTTGAAAGAATCTCAGACAATATACAGGTGAAG GTTACAGAAGTTTATTCCAAGGAGTTGAAGGGTGCTATATCAGCTCTTGCATCACTTCAAGGCCATTTACTACTTGTTTCAGGTCCTAAAATTATTCTGCACAAATGGACAGGCTCTGAGTTGAACGGTGTTGCCTTTCATGATGTTTCACCTCTCTATGTCATGAGCTTAAACATCGTAAGCGCCTCTTTATTCTACATGAAACATGTGTATATATCTTTGCTCCTTGACCCGAGGACGGATATAGATGCATAA